From Aquificaceae bacterium, one genomic window encodes:
- a CDS encoding fasciclin domain-containing protein: protein MFKGILFKKALLGTAVFSFALGLAVAGMHEKERKKADAKPNIVQTAQQAGQFKTLLTAVKEAGLEETLATKCCFTVFAPTDEAFAKIPKDKLDALLKDKEALKKVLLYHVVEGKVYSKDLKDGQKVKTLQGQQATISLKGGAKIDSANIVKTDIEASNGVIHVIDTVIMPK, encoded by the coding sequence ATGTTTAAAGGCATTCTTTTCAAAAAGGCACTTCTTGGCACTGCGGTTTTTTCCTTTGCCCTTGGGCTTGCAGTCGCTGGCATGCATGAAAAGGAACGCAAAAAGGCAGACGCAAAGCCTAACATAGTCCAAACCGCTCAGCAGGCAGGTCAGTTTAAGACCCTTCTTACCGCAGTTAAGGAGGCAGGTCTTGAAGAAACCCTTGCTACAAAGTGTTGTTTTACGGTCTTTGCTCCCACCGACGAAGCCTTTGCAAAAATTCCAAAGGACAAGCTGGATGCTCTTCTAAAGGACAAGGAAGCACTTAAGAAGGTTCTTCTATACCACGTAGTGGAAGGCAAGGTTTATTCAAAGGACCTAAAGGACGGTCAAAAGGTTAAGACCCTTCAAGGTCAACAAGCTACCATAAGCCTAAAAGGCGGTGCTAAGATAGACAGCGCCAACATAGTAAAAACAGACATAGAAGCCTCCAACGGTGTTATACATGTAATAGACACTGTGATAATGCCTAAGTAA